A single genomic interval of Zingiber officinale cultivar Zhangliang chromosome 4A, Zo_v1.1, whole genome shotgun sequence harbors:
- the LOC121972480 gene encoding zinc finger protein 36-like translates to MAGRLLRCTLPAASWGIKRQRTEGRRPSHPPSVFVSRDEEDCILGLLMLSGALLDLRRGVPPPPQAPKQLLMLPSRSLPPPAETREQESPYLISFPGLMPLLPPPKEKQSPALKQQQQQQRQNETLSPATPSTADLRRYECPECGKAFFSYQALAGHKSSHRKRRWAQEQESPYLISFPGLMPPLLPPPEEKQSSLSSPALKQEQQRQNETLSPATPSTADLRRYECPECGKAFSSYQALGGHKSIHRKRRSPSASQTEKQRRVKARRAMLCHRFH, encoded by the coding sequence ATGGCCGGCAGACTCCTCCGATGCACACTGCCAGCTGCCTCGTGGGGGATAAAGCGCCAGAGAACGGAGGGCCGTCGCCCTTCGCATCCGCCCTCGGTTTTCGTCAGTCGAGATGAGGAGGACTGCATCCTCGGTCTCCTCATGCTGTCGGGTGCCCTGCTCGACCTTCGCCGCGGGGTTCCGCCGCCGCCGCAAGCACCAAAGCAGCTGCTGATGCTTCCTTCCCGATCGTTGCCTCCACCGGCGGAGACGCGGGAGCAAGAATCGCCTTATCTGATCTCATTCCCTGGGCTAATGCCGCTCCTGCCTCCGCCGAAGGAAAAGCAGTCTCCGGCTCTgaaacaacaacaacagcagcaacggCAGAACGAGACGCTTTCCCCTGCGACGCCTTCAACGGCCGATCTGCGCCGTTACGAGTGCCCAGAATGTGGAAAGGCATTCTTTTCGTACCAGGCCCTCGCCGGCCACAAAAGCAGCCACCGGAAGCGCCGCTGGGCGCAGGAGCAAGAATCGCCGTATCTGATCTCATTCCCTGGGCTAATGCCGCCGCTTCTGCCTCCGCCGGAGGAAAAGCAGTCTTCGCTTTCGTCCCCGGCGCTGAAACAAGAACAGCAGCGGCAGAACGAGACGCTTTCTCCTGCGACGCCTTCAACGGCCGATCTGCGCCGCTACGAGTGCCCAGAATGCGGAAAAGCATTCTCTTCGTACCAGGCACTCGGCGGTCACAAAAGCATCCACCGGAAGCGGCGGTCGCCCAGCGCCTCCCAGACAGAAAAGCAGAGACGCGTCAAGGCGAGAAGAGCAATGCTATGCCATCGATTTCACTGA